GTTCTTACTACGTGTTCGTTGGTGAGTCTGTTTTGAACTGCCTTGTACAACTCTTTTGAAATTATTGGGTCATGTTTACCTTTGTACCAGTTACCGCTACCTTTTGGATACTCAAATTCTCCATAATAGAAGGTGTTTTTGAGGATGATATACACGTTGCTAAGCGTGAGTGGTTTTCCGTTCTTTGTTGCAAACCCTAAGTCGTCCCGAAGCCAGTGGAATATCTTTCGTCCAGACCAGCCATTGTATGCGACCTTCTCAAATATTTGTTTGATGACGTCTGCTCGTTGTTCATCAATAATCACTTCGCATTTTCGATTCCTGTCAGGATGATTGAGGTATCCAGTCGGTGCGACTGCGGGCCACAGTCCCATTTCACACCGTGCCTTGAGACCTCGCTTCACATTGACCACCTTGTTGTCATTCTCAAGCTTCGCCTGTGACCCAAGGATCATGAGAAGGAATTTTTCGTTCGGATTGTTCGTGAATCGTTGTCCGAAGGTGCGGATTTCGTGCAACAATCCTTGGTCCATGAGATCGACGACCGATCCGAGATCTCCTGCGTTACGGGAGAGACGGTCTGGTGCCCAGGTCAAAATACCGTTAAACTTGCCACTCCTGATCTCAGCAAGTAGCTCGTTGTATATGGGTCGCTGACCAACCTCTTTCGAGGAATGTGATTCACGTTTGATTTCAGTAACGTTGAGTTGCTCACGGGAGGCAAGATCAAGCATCTCCCGTACCTGTGATTCGATCGAGAGGGCTTGTTTATCCTCCTGTTCCGTTGATTTTCGTGCGTAGAGGCAGTACCTGACGGTTGTTTGTACCTCCACTTTTTTCTCTGTCACCAGAGCGTTGCTTGCGTATGTCTCCATTACCACAATCAATGACGCAATACCCTGAAGGAGTCTAGGGCATCTGAAGTTGGTAACTAAATCGCATCTGGGCGTCCGATGCCTGCAGTGGCGACTCGAGGGCTGTCTTCAAGAATTCTAAGAACGACAATTGCGAAAGCGTCTGCAAGGTCATCATGCGTCTCTTTCCCAAAGCCAACCATTTGTTCGATCAGTTCCTCACATCCGACATCGGGGAAAAGAATCCTGCCTTCTTTTATGAATGAGGTGGTGAGGCGAAGTCGAGCGCCTTTGTCAGCACGCCCAGTCGGTACTCCGACCACATCGTAACGGTTCGTATCTAAGACCTGTACGAGTGCTCTTTGGTATCCAACGTCCTCAATGTACAGCTTCACACGGTAGCATTTGTCTTTATGTACTGCGTGCAATGCTTTGATATGTTCGACCTGTTCGGGAAAAGTTAATTGCGCGTTCGTGGGATTGGGTTGAATGTATATCTTCATATTCTTCCCATACCCGTAGACGTAGCCGACCACCATAGCGGTACAGTCGGCAGAACTTTTCTCACTGATCGCCAAGTCCACCCCAATGGCAATCTGGTGTAACCCTTGGGATGGGAGTGATGAGTACGTTTGAATCCATTGTGGTTGTACCACCTGTTCTGCAGTCGAGATGATTTTCAGCATGTATTCGCGGTACCATGACACCTCGT
Above is a window of Candidatus Nomurabacteria bacterium DNA encoding:
- a CDS encoding recombinase family protein, which encodes METYASNALVTEKKVEVQTTVRYCLYARKSTEQEDKQALSIESQVREMLDLASREQLNVTEIKRESHSSKEVGQRPIYNELLAEIRSGKFNGILTWAPDRLSRNAGDLGSVVDLMDQGLLHEIRTFGQRFTNNPNEKFLLMILGSQAKLENDNKVVNVKRGLKARCEMGLWPAVAPTGYLNHPDRNRKCEVIIDEQRADVIKQIFEKVAYNGWSGRKIFHWLRDDLGFATKNGKPLTLSNVYIILKNTFYYGEFEYPKGSGNWYKGKHDPIISKELYKAVQNRLTNEHVVRTQNKEFAFTKMISCGLCGSTISADEKFKTQKNGNTHRYVYYGCSKFHDKHCKCGYIREEDLIEQLAQLLDTISLDEIGMKDRIKAELEAHNEFQKSVLGEDSTKVSVRDIDIRNYAKHILRKRPIYEKRELLGCLKSKLVLQDKQINIYSSK